A single region of the Kryptolebias marmoratus isolate JLee-2015 linkage group LG10, ASM164957v2, whole genome shotgun sequence genome encodes:
- the si:dkey-196h17.9 gene encoding uncharacterized protein si:dkey-196h17.9 isoform X2 produces the protein MEAVKARLGTIRRKCSRKPQKTDSIRPLINKDLQDAEEERSQELLHVVSSSFSRACRDGSGLPEGPESDSEQRLEAQDFPEPPANLDQDLREHLEAVGDVVSAELDRSCSSASRENLKNRLFAQLHDLLQNIGSSKSCFLLMKWTSQMFLRQDQDLLTRWEAEAQEKLLPHVQKETRETLSRILQLDQSQTQTEDEETFIRLYVDIIQSVSGTICQAQNISPRLHDEVQRVCFQELWSFMGSYTAEQTQILEETIQMWNKKDEVETMNFLRTLRTCEELRKYVQSKGNSLIVPLKNEIVTKLKSTKALILKLLMEIVTELAERSLKDYFKSEHEELKLFRDLKTYFPRRPWLKDEQKEVMAEAYEVIAHLYLKHLTRMNRRRARRRSSAVSQRVSSDIEELQLTVSQLAPEVRLGEVLLLSVPDVLQSNDLDALKLIMAGALKGCGKDSKDLDLIPDLVRLKGLPAWQNTEVLEALPGVQIQPGSRRFFCCCCC, from the exons ATGGAGGCTGTGAAGGCGAGGTTAGGAACGATACGCAGGAAATGCAGCCGGAAGCCTCAGAAGACGGACTCCATCAGACCTTTAATAAACAaggacctgcaggacg cagaagaagaacgcTCGCAGGAACTCCTCCATGTTGTGTCCAGCTCCTTCTCCCGGGCCTGCCGTGATGGATCCGGTCTCCCTGAGGGGCCCGAGTCTGACTCCGAGCAACGACTCGAGGCTCAGGACTTCCCAGAGCCTCCGGCAAATCTGGACCAGGACCTGAGGGAGCACCTGGAGGCTGTGGGGGACGTGGTGTCTGCTGAGCTGGACAGGTCCTGCTCCTCGGCGTCCAGAGAGAACCTGAAGAACCGGCTGTTTGCCCAGCTGCACGATCTGCTGCAGAACATCGGTTCCTCCAAGAGCTGCTTCCTGCTGATGAAGTGGACCTCACAGATGTTCCTGAG GCAGGACCAGGACCTGCTGACGCGATGGGAGGCTGAAGCCCAGGAGAAACTGCTCCCACATGTGCAG AAGGAGACCAGGGAGACTCTGTCCAGGATCCTGCAGCTGGACCAGAGTCAGACTCAGACGGAGGATGAAGAGACCTTCATCCGCCTCTACGTGGACATAATCCAG TCCGTCAGTGGAACGATCTGCCAGGCGCAGAATATCAGCCCCAGACTTCATGACGAGGTGCAGAGAGTTTGTTTCCAGGAGCTGTGGAGCTTCATGGGAAG CTACACAGCAGAGCAGACTCAGATCCTGGAGGAAACGATCCAGATGTGGAACAAAAAGGACGAAGTGGAAACGATGAACTTCCTGAGGACTCTGAGAACCTGCGAGGAACTCAG GAAATATGTCCAGTCTAAAGGAAACTCCCTCATTGTTCCTCTTAAAAACGAAATCGTGACCAAGCTGAAATCCACCaaggctcttattttgaaactccTAATGGAGATAGTAACTGAGCTGGCTGAG AGGAGCCTTAAGGATTATTTTAAATCCGAGCAcgaggagctgaagctgttcaGAGATTTGAAGACTTATTTCCCCAGACGGCCGTGGTTGAAGGATGAACAGAAG GAGGTGATGGCCGAGGCCTATGAGGTCATCGCTCACCTTTACCTGAAACATCTGACCCGGATGAATCGGCGCAGAGCGAGGCGCCGCAGCTCGGCTGTTTCTCAGAGAGTCAGCTCAGACATCGAGGAGCTTCAGCTGACCGTCTCACAGCTG GCTCCGGAGGTTCGGCTCGgtgaggttctgctgctcagcGTTCCAGATGTGCTGCAGAGCAACGACCTCGACGCCCTGAAGCTCATCATGGCAGGCGCACTGAAAGGCTGCGGCAAAGACAG CAAAGACCTGGACCTGATCCCGGACCTGGTGCGTCTGAAGGGTCTGCCTGCGTGGCAGAACACAGAGGTTCTGGAGGCCCTGCCTGGAGTTCAGATCCAGCCCGGTTCCAGAaggtttttctgctgctgctgctgctga
- the si:dkey-196h17.9 gene encoding uncharacterized protein si:dkey-196h17.9 isoform X3, whose protein sequence is MEAVKARLGTIRRKCSRKPQKTDSIRPLINKDLQDEEERSQELLHVVSSSFSRACRDGSGLPEGPESDSEQRLEAQDFPEPPANLDQDLREHLEAVGDVVSAELDRSCSSASRENLKNRLFAQLHDLLQNIGSSKSCFLLMKWTSQMFLRQDQDLLTRWEAEAQEKLLPHVQKETRETLSRILQLDQSQTQTEDEETFIRLYVDIIQSVSGTICQAQNISPRLHDEVQRVCFQELWSFMGSYTAEQTQILEETIQMWNKKDEVETMNFLRTLRTCEELRKYVQSKGNSLIVPLKNEIVTKLKSTKALILKLLMEIVTELAERSLKDYFKSEHEELKLFRDLKTYFPRRPWLKDEQKEVMAEAYEVIAHLYLKHLTRMNRRRARRRSSAVSQRVSSDIEELQLTVSQLAPEVRLGEVLLLSVPDVLQSNDLDALKLIMAGALKGCGKDSKDLDLIPDLVRLKGLPAWQNTEVLEALPGVQIQPGSRRFFCCCCC, encoded by the exons ATGGAGGCTGTGAAGGCGAGGTTAGGAACGATACGCAGGAAATGCAGCCGGAAGCCTCAGAAGACGGACTCCATCAGACCTTTAATAAACAaggacctgcaggacg aagaagaacgcTCGCAGGAACTCCTCCATGTTGTGTCCAGCTCCTTCTCCCGGGCCTGCCGTGATGGATCCGGTCTCCCTGAGGGGCCCGAGTCTGACTCCGAGCAACGACTCGAGGCTCAGGACTTCCCAGAGCCTCCGGCAAATCTGGACCAGGACCTGAGGGAGCACCTGGAGGCTGTGGGGGACGTGGTGTCTGCTGAGCTGGACAGGTCCTGCTCCTCGGCGTCCAGAGAGAACCTGAAGAACCGGCTGTTTGCCCAGCTGCACGATCTGCTGCAGAACATCGGTTCCTCCAAGAGCTGCTTCCTGCTGATGAAGTGGACCTCACAGATGTTCCTGAG GCAGGACCAGGACCTGCTGACGCGATGGGAGGCTGAAGCCCAGGAGAAACTGCTCCCACATGTGCAG AAGGAGACCAGGGAGACTCTGTCCAGGATCCTGCAGCTGGACCAGAGTCAGACTCAGACGGAGGATGAAGAGACCTTCATCCGCCTCTACGTGGACATAATCCAG TCCGTCAGTGGAACGATCTGCCAGGCGCAGAATATCAGCCCCAGACTTCATGACGAGGTGCAGAGAGTTTGTTTCCAGGAGCTGTGGAGCTTCATGGGAAG CTACACAGCAGAGCAGACTCAGATCCTGGAGGAAACGATCCAGATGTGGAACAAAAAGGACGAAGTGGAAACGATGAACTTCCTGAGGACTCTGAGAACCTGCGAGGAACTCAG GAAATATGTCCAGTCTAAAGGAAACTCCCTCATTGTTCCTCTTAAAAACGAAATCGTGACCAAGCTGAAATCCACCaaggctcttattttgaaactccTAATGGAGATAGTAACTGAGCTGGCTGAG AGGAGCCTTAAGGATTATTTTAAATCCGAGCAcgaggagctgaagctgttcaGAGATTTGAAGACTTATTTCCCCAGACGGCCGTGGTTGAAGGATGAACAGAAG GAGGTGATGGCCGAGGCCTATGAGGTCATCGCTCACCTTTACCTGAAACATCTGACCCGGATGAATCGGCGCAGAGCGAGGCGCCGCAGCTCGGCTGTTTCTCAGAGAGTCAGCTCAGACATCGAGGAGCTTCAGCTGACCGTCTCACAGCTG GCTCCGGAGGTTCGGCTCGgtgaggttctgctgctcagcGTTCCAGATGTGCTGCAGAGCAACGACCTCGACGCCCTGAAGCTCATCATGGCAGGCGCACTGAAAGGCTGCGGCAAAGACAG CAAAGACCTGGACCTGATCCCGGACCTGGTGCGTCTGAAGGGTCTGCCTGCGTGGCAGAACACAGAGGTTCTGGAGGCCCTGCCTGGAGTTCAGATCCAGCCCGGTTCCAGAaggtttttctgctgctgctgctgctga
- the vps29 gene encoding vacuolar protein sorting-associated protein 29 isoform X1 produces MLYVRTAQALPVPECPQTAAEKMLVLVLGDLHIPHRCNTLPAKFKKLLVPGKIQHILCTGNLCTKESYDYLKTLAGDVHIVRGDFDENLNYPEQKVVTVGQFKIGLIHGHQVIPWGDMASLALLQRQLNVDILISGHTHKFEAFENENKFYINPGSATGAYNPLERNIIPSFVLMDIQASTVVTYVYQLIGDDVKVERIEYKKS; encoded by the exons ATGCTCTACGTGCGAACTGCGCAGGCGCTTCCTGTTCCTGAGTGTccgcaaacagcagcagagaagatG TTGGTCCTGGTGTTGGGCGACCTGCACATCCCCCATCGGTGCAACACGTTGCCGGCCAAGTTTAAGAAGCTGCTGGTCCCGGGGAAGATCCAGCACATCCTCTGCACGGGAAACCTCTGCACCAAGGAGAGCTACGACTACCTGAAGACCCTCGCCGGGGACGTCCACATCGTCCGCGGGGACTTCGACGAG AACCTGAACTACCCAGAGCAGAAGGTGGTGACGGTGGGCCAGTTCAAGATCGGCCTGATCCACGGCCACCAGGTGATCCCGTGGGGCGACATGGCCAGCCTGGCGCTGCTCCAGAGGCAGCTCAACGTCGACATTCTCATCTCCGGCCACACGCACAAGTTCGAGGCCTTCGAGAACGAAAACAAGTTCTACATCAACCCTGGTTCTGCTACTGGAGCCTACAATCCACTGGAGAG AAACATCATCCCCTCGTTCGTATTAATGGACATCCAGGCGTCCACGGTGGTGACGTACGTCTATCAGCTGATCGGGGACGACGTCAAGGTGGAGAGGATCGAGTACAAGAAATCctaa
- the si:dkey-196h17.9 gene encoding uncharacterized protein si:dkey-196h17.9 isoform X1 → MEAVKARLGTIRRKCSRKPQKTDSIRPLINKDLQDGQVYDNPVAHNVFNTAEEERSQELLHVVSSSFSRACRDGSGLPEGPESDSEQRLEAQDFPEPPANLDQDLREHLEAVGDVVSAELDRSCSSASRENLKNRLFAQLHDLLQNIGSSKSCFLLMKWTSQMFLRQDQDLLTRWEAEAQEKLLPHVQKETRETLSRILQLDQSQTQTEDEETFIRLYVDIIQSVSGTICQAQNISPRLHDEVQRVCFQELWSFMGSYTAEQTQILEETIQMWNKKDEVETMNFLRTLRTCEELRKYVQSKGNSLIVPLKNEIVTKLKSTKALILKLLMEIVTELAERSLKDYFKSEHEELKLFRDLKTYFPRRPWLKDEQKEVMAEAYEVIAHLYLKHLTRMNRRRARRRSSAVSQRVSSDIEELQLTVSQLAPEVRLGEVLLLSVPDVLQSNDLDALKLIMAGALKGCGKDSKDLDLIPDLVRLKGLPAWQNTEVLEALPGVQIQPGSRRFFCCCCC, encoded by the exons ATGGAGGCTGTGAAGGCGAGGTTAGGAACGATACGCAGGAAATGCAGCCGGAAGCCTCAGAAGACGGACTCCATCAGACCTTTAATAAACAaggacctgcaggacg GTCAGGTTTATGACAACCCCGTGGCTCATAATGTCTTTaacacagcagaagaagaacgcTCGCAGGAACTCCTCCATGTTGTGTCCAGCTCCTTCTCCCGGGCCTGCCGTGATGGATCCGGTCTCCCTGAGGGGCCCGAGTCTGACTCCGAGCAACGACTCGAGGCTCAGGACTTCCCAGAGCCTCCGGCAAATCTGGACCAGGACCTGAGGGAGCACCTGGAGGCTGTGGGGGACGTGGTGTCTGCTGAGCTGGACAGGTCCTGCTCCTCGGCGTCCAGAGAGAACCTGAAGAACCGGCTGTTTGCCCAGCTGCACGATCTGCTGCAGAACATCGGTTCCTCCAAGAGCTGCTTCCTGCTGATGAAGTGGACCTCACAGATGTTCCTGAG GCAGGACCAGGACCTGCTGACGCGATGGGAGGCTGAAGCCCAGGAGAAACTGCTCCCACATGTGCAG AAGGAGACCAGGGAGACTCTGTCCAGGATCCTGCAGCTGGACCAGAGTCAGACTCAGACGGAGGATGAAGAGACCTTCATCCGCCTCTACGTGGACATAATCCAG TCCGTCAGTGGAACGATCTGCCAGGCGCAGAATATCAGCCCCAGACTTCATGACGAGGTGCAGAGAGTTTGTTTCCAGGAGCTGTGGAGCTTCATGGGAAG CTACACAGCAGAGCAGACTCAGATCCTGGAGGAAACGATCCAGATGTGGAACAAAAAGGACGAAGTGGAAACGATGAACTTCCTGAGGACTCTGAGAACCTGCGAGGAACTCAG GAAATATGTCCAGTCTAAAGGAAACTCCCTCATTGTTCCTCTTAAAAACGAAATCGTGACCAAGCTGAAATCCACCaaggctcttattttgaaactccTAATGGAGATAGTAACTGAGCTGGCTGAG AGGAGCCTTAAGGATTATTTTAAATCCGAGCAcgaggagctgaagctgttcaGAGATTTGAAGACTTATTTCCCCAGACGGCCGTGGTTGAAGGATGAACAGAAG GAGGTGATGGCCGAGGCCTATGAGGTCATCGCTCACCTTTACCTGAAACATCTGACCCGGATGAATCGGCGCAGAGCGAGGCGCCGCAGCTCGGCTGTTTCTCAGAGAGTCAGCTCAGACATCGAGGAGCTTCAGCTGACCGTCTCACAGCTG GCTCCGGAGGTTCGGCTCGgtgaggttctgctgctcagcGTTCCAGATGTGCTGCAGAGCAACGACCTCGACGCCCTGAAGCTCATCATGGCAGGCGCACTGAAAGGCTGCGGCAAAGACAG CAAAGACCTGGACCTGATCCCGGACCTGGTGCGTCTGAAGGGTCTGCCTGCGTGGCAGAACACAGAGGTTCTGGAGGCCCTGCCTGGAGTTCAGATCCAGCCCGGTTCCAGAaggtttttctgctgctgctgctgctga
- the eif5 gene encoding eukaryotic translation initiation factor 5 gives MSVNVNRSVSDQFYRYKMPRLIAKVEGKGNGIKTVIVNMVDVAKALNRPPTYPTKFFGCELGAQTQFDTKNDRYIVNGSHEANKLQDMLDGFIRKFVLCTECDNPETDLHVNPKKQTIGTSCKACGNRGMLDTRHKLCTFILKNPPESTESGSGSASAKKEKEKKNRKKDKENGSGSGEAGNHDSIDAPEAVDRDDDDEDWAEETTEEAQRRRMEEISDHAKNLTLSDDLEKPLEERVNLFYNFVKQKKESGTIDGADKEILAEAERLDVKAMGPLILSELLFNENIRDQIKKYKRHYLRFCHNNKKAQKYLLGGFECVVKLHQVQLLPRVAIILKDLYDADLLEEDVIFAWAERVSKKYVSKELAKEIHAKAAPFVKWLKEAEEESEGSEEEEEEEDDENVEVVYSPSAHKLKVETVKPDTPQKEEEDIDIDAI, from the exons ATGTCTGTCAACGTCAACCGCAGCGTGTCAGACCAGTTCTATCGCTACAAGATGCCCCGTCTGATCGCTAAG GTTGAAGGCAAAGGGAATGGAATCAAGACGGTCATTGTCAACATGGTTGATGTTGCAAAGGCTCTGAACCGGCCTCCAACAT ACCCGACCAAGTTTTTCGGTTGTGAACTCGGCGCTCAGACCCAGTTTGATACCAAAAACGATCGTTACATCGTCAACGGATCCCACGAGGCGAACAAGCTGCAGGACATGCTGGATGGATTCATCAGAAAATTTGTGCTGTGTACCGAGTGTGACAACCCTGAAACTGACCTG CATGTGAATCCCAAGAAACAAACTATCGGCACTTCCTGTAAGGCCTGTGGAAACCGCGGCATGCTGGACACCAGACACAAACTCTGCACGTTCATCCTCAAAAACCCACCTG AGAGCACCGAGAGCGGATCTGGATCTGCATCTGCcaagaaagagaaggaaaagaagaaccGCAAGAAGGACAAGGAGAACGGTTCTGGCAGCGGCGAAGCTGGAAACCATGACAGCATCGACGCTCCTGAGGCTGTG GACAGagacgatgatgatgaagacTGGGCGGAGGAGACGACAGAGGAGGCGCAGAGGCGTCGGATGGAGGAGATCAGCGACCACGCCAAGAACCTCACGCTGAGCGATGACCTGGAGAAACCTCTGGAGGAGAGGGTCAACCTGTTCTACAACTTTGTGAAA CAAAAGAAGGAGAGCGGAACCATCGACGGCGCTGATAAGGAGATCTTGGCGGAGGCCGAGCGTCTGGACGTCAAGGCCATGGGACCCCTCATCCTCAGCGAGCTCCTCTTCAACGAGAACATCCGGGACCAGATCAAGAAGTACAAACGCCACTACCTGCGG TTCtgtcacaacaacaaaaaggccCAGAAGTATCTGTTGGGAGGTTTCGAGTGCGTGGTGAAGCTCCATCAGGTGCAGCTGTTGCCGCGCGTCGCCATCATCCTGAAAGATCTGTACGACGCCGACCTGCTGGAGGAGGACGTGATATTCGCCTGGGCAGAGAGG GTTTCTAAGAAGTACGTCTCCAAGGAACTCGCCAAAGAGATCCACGCCAAGGCGGCTCCTTTTGTCAAGTGGCTgaaggaggcggaggaggagagtgagggcagcgaggaggaagaggaggaggaagatgatgagAATGTTGAG GTGGTGTACTCGCCCTCCGCCCACAAGCTCAAGGTGGAGACGGTGAAACCGGACACGCCtcagaaggaagaggaggacatcGACATCGATGCCATCTGA
- the vps29 gene encoding vacuolar protein sorting-associated protein 29 isoform X2, translating into MAGHRLVLVLGDLHIPHRCNTLPAKFKKLLVPGKIQHILCTGNLCTKESYDYLKTLAGDVHIVRGDFDENLNYPEQKVVTVGQFKIGLIHGHQVIPWGDMASLALLQRQLNVDILISGHTHKFEAFENENKFYINPGSATGAYNPLERNIIPSFVLMDIQASTVVTYVYQLIGDDVKVERIEYKKS; encoded by the exons atG GCTGGTCACCGG TTGGTCCTGGTGTTGGGCGACCTGCACATCCCCCATCGGTGCAACACGTTGCCGGCCAAGTTTAAGAAGCTGCTGGTCCCGGGGAAGATCCAGCACATCCTCTGCACGGGAAACCTCTGCACCAAGGAGAGCTACGACTACCTGAAGACCCTCGCCGGGGACGTCCACATCGTCCGCGGGGACTTCGACGAG AACCTGAACTACCCAGAGCAGAAGGTGGTGACGGTGGGCCAGTTCAAGATCGGCCTGATCCACGGCCACCAGGTGATCCCGTGGGGCGACATGGCCAGCCTGGCGCTGCTCCAGAGGCAGCTCAACGTCGACATTCTCATCTCCGGCCACACGCACAAGTTCGAGGCCTTCGAGAACGAAAACAAGTTCTACATCAACCCTGGTTCTGCTACTGGAGCCTACAATCCACTGGAGAG AAACATCATCCCCTCGTTCGTATTAATGGACATCCAGGCGTCCACGGTGGTGACGTACGTCTATCAGCTGATCGGGGACGACGTCAAGGTGGAGAGGATCGAGTACAAGAAATCctaa